GCTCTGTGAAACTCCGGCAACCTGCCCGTCTCAGGCGGGAAAGGTGCCAATACCTGCCGTTTCGGGCAATACCGGACGGAATTATAATTTAAACAGAAAAAGACATGAAAACAATTGTTCGTTTTTTTAACTACTCTTTTTACAGCCTGCAAAAAAGGACTGTTTTAGCCGTTTTGTTTCTGAATTTTTTCTTTTCAGATGGGGTAATGCGAATGTAAAAGGGGCAGGTCGCATTTTTTGGTATTCCTGTCCCGGCCCGAAAGACTTTTTGTCTGAAAAGAAAAATTATATCACATCTTTTATTTAGAAAAACATGCATAAAACAGTCATAAAAATAGGTGGATCCAACTTAAAAGATCAGGAAAATATAGGACGTATCATTCCCTTGCTGAAAGGGTACAACGAGCCGGTTCTTCTTATTGTTTCGGCTTTTTACGGAATTACCGACAAACTGGCTTCTGCCCGAACACCGGGAACTGCAAGCTTCCCTGCCGGATGAATTGTACCAGTTACACCAACAAACAATTGACCGTTTCATTACAAACAACAAAGAAAAACAAAGGGCTGAAAAACAATTACAAAAAACCATTGACCGGTTAAAAAAACTTTTTTCGGGTTTTCGCACCGAAGATGCAGCAACCGCCAACGCCATCATGAGTTATGGCGAACGGCTTAGCGCCCTTACCCTTCAGGCTGTTTTAAATGCCAACGGAATCCATTGCCGTCTGGCACTTCCTGAAGAAGCAGGAATTGTCAGTAACCGCCGGTTTTTTCAAGGAAGTGTTTTACTCAAAAAAACCGAAGAAAACCTGAAGAAATTTCTTCATCCGGAGATGACTTATGTAATTCCGGGATTTTATGCTGTAAGCCGAGAAGGAGAAACCGTATTATTAGGGCGGGGAGGATCGGATTATTCGGCAGCCTGTATAGCCCGTTGTGTCGGAGCCAAATACCTTGATGTTTGGAAAGACGTGGAAGGTTACTTAAGTGGTGATCCGAAAATCATAACCGGCGTCCGGCGTATTCCTCATCTCAGTTATCTTGAAGCCGCCGAGCTCTCCTATTTCGGAGCCAAAATTTTACATCCGCGCACCATCCGCCCGCTGGTTTCCCAAAAAACAGAAATCCGTATTCTCAATCCGGACAAATATCTCCAAACCCAAAAAAGAGAAGCGTTAACACGTATCAGTCATCAAAAATCAACAGATTCGGAAGTCATTAAGAGTGTGACAGCCAATGAAGACATCGCTTTATTGAAATTAAAAGGCAGCGGAGTCGGTATAAAAAAAGGAATTTTGGCCATGGTAACCGGTGCTTTCGACCAGGCACGCATCAACATCCGTTCAGTGGTTACCTCGCAAACGGCCATTCATTTTATTTTCTCGCGTGCCGATGCCCAAAAAGCAAAGAAAATTGTGGATAAGTTGAACACATCGCTCGATTTTGATACCGAAATCGAGGACAACATAGCCTGGGTAGCTGCCGTAGGCAACGGCATCAACCAAAAAGAAGGCATTGCCGGACGAATGTTTACGGCTTTGGCTAAAGCCGGAATTAATGTCCAGCAAATTGTGCTGGGAGCTTCAGAAGTGGCTGTTTATTTTGTTATTCAGCGAAAACTGGCCGACAAAGCAGCACAAATTATCCATCACGAATTATTTCATAAAACCAAAACCGAATAACATGCATTACGAAACATTACAAGTTCATGCCGGGCACACACCGGACGAGACAACCCTTTCGCGGGCTGTTCCGATCTATCAGACTACATCGTATCTTTTCAAAGACATGGAGCATGCCGGGCGACTTTTTAACCTTGAAGAATTTGGCAATATCTATACCCGTTTAATGAATCCCACAACCGAAGTTCTCGAAAAAAGAATGGCGGCACTGGAAGGCGGTATTGCAGCGCTGGCTGTTTCATCAGGACATTCGGCACAATTCATTGCGCTGAACAATATTTTAGAACAGGGAGACGAAATGGTTTCCTCTCCTTTTCTTTACGGCGGCACATACAACCAGTTTAAAGTGACCTTTAAACGGCTGGGAATTCAGGTTCATTTTGCCGAAAGCCTGCAGGCCGAAGATTTTGAAAAACTGATTAACGAAAGAACCAAGGCCCTGTATATCGAAACCATTGGAAACCCAAGCTTTGAAGTTCCTGATTTTGAAAAGTTTGCAGCACTTGCCGAAAAATACAAATTGCCTTTGGTGGTCGATAACACTTTTGGCGCCGGCGGATATCTCTGCCAACCTTTAAAACTGGGAGCCCACATCGTAGTGGAATCGGCAACCAAATGGATTGGCGGACATGGTAACAGCCTGGGAGGCATCATCGTTGACGGAGGAACTTACGACTGGGGAAACGGAAAATTTCCACAATTCTCCGAGCCATCCGAAGGATACCACGGTTTGGTTTTTTCTGACGTTTTCGGAAAGAAAAGTCCTTATGGAAATATCGCTTTTATTATCCGGGCACGGGTAGAAGGATTGCGTGATTTCGGTCCGGCACTCAGTCCGTTCAATGCTTTTTTGCTTTTGCAGGGAGTAGAAACTTTATCGCTACGCGTACAACGCTCAGCAGACAACACCCTCCACCTGGCACAATGGCTCCAGCAGCACCCGAAAGTGGAAAGCGTTTCCTACCCCGGACTTCCTGAAGATCCCCGGCATACCCTTGCTAAAAAATACCTGAAACATGGTTACGGCGCTGTTTTAAGTTTTTCGCTGAAAGGAGACAAAAAAGCAGCTTCACGGCTGGTGGAAAATTTGAAACTGGTAAGCCACCTGGCCAATGTGGGAGACACCAGAACCCTGATTATTCAGCCGGCAACCACGACCCATCAACAGCTGACGGATGAAGAGCTGAAACGGGCAGGAATTGGGCCATCGCTGATGCGGGTCTCTGTAGGAATTGAAAATATTCACGATATCATTGCCGATTTCGACCAGGCATTCAGACAAGTTTAAAATGATACAAAAACTAAAAATTGACAAGCCGTTTTTATTGGAAAGCGGAAAAACGTTACACGAGCTGGAAATTGCTTTCCATACTTACGGAAAACTCAATGCAACCCGTGACAATGTGGTATGGATTTGTCATGCACTGACTGCCAATTCGGATGTAGCCGACTGGTGGAGCGGCATGACAGGACCGGGAAAATGTTTCGACCCGGAAAAACATTTTATTGTGTGTGCCAACATTTTAGGATCTTGTTACGGCACAACCGGTCCGTTATCCAAAGATGAAAACGGAGAAATCTATTATCACCGTTTTCCGGATATTACCATTCGCGACATGGTAAAAGCCCACCAGATTTTGCGGGAACATCTTGGCATAGAAAAAATTGAACTGCTTACCGGCGGCTCCATCGGCAGTTTTCAGGCCGTGGAATGGGCCATTACCGAACCCGATCGCATCCGCCATCTTGTGCTGATTGCCGGCGGAGCCAGTATCACGGCCTGGACTGCCGGACTGAACGAAGCACAGCGCATGGCTATTCGTGCAGACAAAAGCTATTACGACCAAACACCCGATGGTGGCAAAGATGGAATGAAAGCAGCCCGCGCCATGGCTTTGCTAAGCTATCGCAATGCAAGAGCTTACAACAAAACCCAACCCATCTTACCGGACGATGACTACCGGAATTTAAAAGCCATTACCTACCAGCAATATCAGGGGGAAAAACTGGCTCGCCGGTTTGATGCCCGGGCTTATTATATCCTCACGCGGGCATTTGACAGCCATCACGCCGGCCGGGGCCGTGGCGGATTACCCAACGCACTTGCTGCCATAAAAGCCAAAACGCTGGTGGTGGGCATTGACACCGACATTCTTTTTCCTAAAGAAGATCAGGAAATACTGGCAAAATATATTCCGGATGCCCAATTACAGTGGCTGCATTCTGAATACGGCCACGACGGATTTTTGCTTGAATTTGAAACATTAACGAACATCATAACCGATTTCTGGAATTAATCCTGTTAAAAAATGAAAAAACTGAACATTGGAATATACGGCTTTGGAACTGTTGGCCAGGGTTTATATACCGTATTGCAAAAAAGCAAAACAGTAGACGCTACCCTGTCAGCCATTTGTGTAAAGCATGAAAATAAAAAACGGAACCTTCACCTTCCTCTTTTAACTTTCGATCCAAACAGAATCCTTGACAATCCGGAAATTAATGTGGTTGCCGAGCTTATTGATGATGCTGACGAGGCTTATCTCCTGGTAAAAAAAGCATTAAAAAAAGGGAAAAATGTGGTTTCGGGAAATAAAAAAATGCTGGCAGCCCATCTCGAAGAGATGATCCAATTGCAGAAAGAAACCGGCCAGTCGCTGTTATACGATGCGTCAGCCTGCGGTTCCATTCCCATCATCCGAAACCTGGAAGAATATTACGACAACGATCTGTTAAAATCGATCACCGGTATATTGAACGGTTCCTCCAATTACATCTTAACTCAAATTTTTCGCGAAGGAAAAGATTACGCTACGGCTTTAAAAGAAGCTCAGGAACTGGGCTTTGCCGAAAGCAATCCGGATGCAGATGTACAAGGATACGATGCTTTGTACAAATTGGTCATTATCACAGCTCACGCTTTCGGACCGGTTATTCCGGCCGAAAAAGTATTTCGTTTCGGAATTGATCAGATCACCAATTTCGACGTACGGTTTGCCAAAGAGAAAAATTTAAAAATCAAGCTGGTAGCCAAAGTAACCAAAACCGGAAAAGATGAAATCACGCTTTTTGTAGCTCCTGAATTTGTAAATAAAGAAAACTACATCTTCAATGTGGAAGACGAATACAATGGAGTGGTTATCGAAGGAGAATTTTATGATAAGCAGTTTATGTTCGGAAAAGGAGCCGGAGCCTACCCTACCGGTTCGGCCGTATTGTCTGACATTACCGCGATCAGCCATCAATACAAATACGAATACAAAAAAAGAAAATACTTTGCTCTTCCCCGTTTTACCAACCGTTTGTCACTAACGGTTTATCTACGTTATCACCAGGAAGAAGATCTTGCTTTATTTGATTTTGATGAGATCTACGAAAATTACAAAGGACGGGAAAACCGCTATGTAATTGGAAAAATCTGCCTTGAAAAACTGGTAAAAATCAATAACGAAATCGAAAAACGACAGCTTTTCCTTGCCGTTTTCAACGAATAATTTCTCTCCGGCCTGCCACGCACTTACCAATAAAATTAACGGTCAAGGGAGGCCTGATAACGGCTTTTGTTGCCGGAGTTATCTTCCACAACAAGCTGAAAAAGATTTTTTCCTTTTTTCAAATGGGAATCCACAAAATAAGTTAACCGGTCATTTTTCACATCATATTCCATCAAAATCCAATGGCCGTTCAGTGTAGCTGCGTATTTTTTTATGCCGCTTCCCTCATCTTTAATTTCTACCTGTAGTGTTTTTCTTCCGGTAATTTTTGTTCCGTTTTTAAAGTTCAACGGCTTGATTACCGGAGGAACAGTATCAACCAAAACCGTATAATAGCCCAAATCTCTTACCCGGGCTGTCAGGACATCGCCATCCCGTCCGTTCCCGGCAAAATAAAATTCATCTTTTATCCCGGGAGCATAGGCCAAATAGGTTTTTGTCTTCCACTTTGCCGGAATCGAATCATCACGAACAGATAAAGTGAAATATTTTTGAACCGGAACAAGCCGGTTGTGCACTTTGTAAACAGGAGACACCGCGTTTTTTACCGGAGGAAGTTTTTTCAGATGAAGATAAAACGACCGGTAAAAACAATTTTTAGGAAAAGAGAGCTGCAAGTTTCCGCTGGAAATACGTTTCGGCTGATCATACCGGATAAAATATCCCGGTTCCTTTTTGGACTTTAAGCAGTTTTTCTTTTTTGACGGAATTCCCTTGACAACAAATGGCACCGAGGCCGTATTGCCATAAATGTCTTTAACCACATATCGAAAATGATGGGGCAACGTATCTTTAAAAACAAAAATTCCGTCACGGGTATCTTTTCTGTACAAAGGCAACCGGTTATTCGTATCCCGTTCGGTACGAATAAAACGACGCCCGGTTCTGACATAATAACTGTAGTCTATCAGGCTGTTTACATAACGGGTAGTGGCAAAAGAAAGGCTGTCGGCTTTGAGTGCAAAAACCAGTCGCCCGTCTTCAAAAAGCTGAAGCGAGTAAATACCGTTTTTGTTGGGAGCTCCGTTCATCACGTCGTAAGTACGCAATCCAAATGATACGGGCCCGGAAACTGTAATGACCGGCTTATTTTTCAAATAACAACCGGTTCCATGCCCTAACACCAAAATCCGAACCGTATCACACTTTCCGTTGATACGACTGTACGGATAAACCGGATAAACGGATAACCGGATAATTTTTGGGGGAAGCTTATCCGCTATTTTTATTCCTTTAAACTGTAACGGATTTACCGGATGCTGCGTAACGGCATGACGAATTTCGAAATGGAGATGAGGACCGAGCGATCCTCCGGTATTTCCCGAATACGCAATGACTTCTCCTTTCTTTACCGGCAATTTCCCCTTGGGAGGAAAAATTTGCACCGTATAACTCTCACGTTCATACTGAATCTTTTTCACATAACGCTGGATAGCAGGAGCAAATTTTTCCAGATGTCCGTAAACCGACATAAAGCCATTGGGATGAGTAATGTACAACGCTTTCCCATAGCCTCCGAGTGTAATGCTAATCCGCGAGATGTAACCGTCGGCAATGGCATACACTTTCTTTCCTTGTACTCCACCGGTTTTAATATCGATTCCCGAATGCAAATGTCCGCTACGTAATTCGCCAAAAGTACCTGACAACTCCAGCGGAAAAGACACCGGTGGACGAAAACCATCCGATAAAACAGGATGTTGTGCCCGGAGAGGAGAACCGGGAAAAAGAAAAACGCCCATTAATACCAGAACAAAAAAAGAATGTCTTGCCAAATAAGTCATGCCTGCATAATTGTCTCGCAAAAGTATTTAAAAAAAGTCGTAGTCCAGCTGCCCGCTTTGTCCAATTTAAAGCCAAAAGAAGTCATGAGCTTATTTTTTCAGCCCGGTTGATTCAACAAGCAAAAGGGCATCTGTTCGTTTTAACGGATTTCTTACTTTTGTATCGTTTTAAAACGATTCCAAGATGAAACGCTTACTTTTAACTGCCACAGGAATTTTCCTGTTTTTCTTTTTGTGGAGTTGTAAAAAAGATGACAATCCCGATACGACCAAACCGTTTATTGTGGTTTTAGGTAGTAATCCGGTATATACCGAACTGGATTCAGTATATGTGGATGCCGGGGCCAAAGCGTATGATGTGCAGAGTAATGGCGACACGTTAGACATTACGGACCGGCTTCAGGTAACCAATAACGTAAACATTCACGAAAGGGGCATTTACAAAGTGTTGTACAACGTGAGTGATGCCGCCGGCAACAAAGCAGACGAAAAAACCCGGACTGTGGTTGTCGAAATTTTTTAATCTAAATGACAAATATGCAACAACCTCTTTCCGAAAGAAAAAAAATTGTTTTTATCGTCAACCCCAAGTCTGGAATACATAAACATACCCGTTTTAAAGAGGCGGTTCAGAAACATATTGACAGCAACAAGTTCACGACTCTCATTCGAGAAACAGAATATGCAGGCCATGCCATTGAATTGAGCCGTGAAGCTGTTTTACAGAAAACAGATATTGTAGTGGCGGTGGGTGGCGATGGGACCATTAACGAAGTGGCTTCACAAATTATCGGGAGCAAAACTATTTTGGGCATCATCCCTCAAGGATCCGGAAACGGGCTGGCACGGCATCTCGGCATCCCACGCATGATTGGCGGGGCCATGAAACTGATTAACCGCCTGCACGTTACGGAAATCGACACCGCCACCATCAATGGCGTGCCTTTTGTCAGTATCGCCGGCGTAGGATTCGATGCCCTGGTCGCCAAATATTTCGCCAAATCAGAACGCCGCGGTTTTTTTTCGTACGCCCATTTGATCTCTTCTCATTTCTTGTATTACAAACCGAAAAAATATTTTATTGAATTTGAAGACGGGACCACCGTAAAAACCCGTGCTCTCTTCATCAGCTTTGCCAACTCCAATCAGTTTGGGTACAACACGGCTATTGCTCCCAATGCCCGCCTGCGCGATGGCATGCTGGACGTAATTGTAGTGCAAAAACCCGGCATCTTTGATTTGCCTTTGGTGGCCAATCTGTTACTCCTGCGCGCCATCGACAAATCGAAATATGTGCAAAGTTACCGTTCCGGAAACTTTACCGTGACCCGGAAGAAAAAAAGAGTGGTTAATATTGACGGAGAAGCCCGGAAAATGGGCAAAAAACTGAAAGTAAAAGTCTATCCGTTATCATTAAAAGTAATTATTCCAAACCATGACATCAAATAAAAAAAACAGCCGGATGGTTTATTCTACCAATCCGGATTTTTCTTACGAGGAAGAGCCGGAAGAAGTGATTACGCCACCGCCTTCGCAACAGTTGCTATACGTATCGCTGGACAAAAAACAACGAAAAGGCAAAAAAGTAACGCTGGTTACCGGATTTACAGGCAACGAAAACGATCTGAAAGCACTGGGGAAAAAACTGAAATCCCTTTGCGGAACCGGAGGCTCGGTAAAAAATGAAGAAATTATCATCCAGGGCGATTTTAGAGAACGAGTAAAAAGTTTCCTCGAAAAAGAAGGTTTTAAAGTCAAACAAAAAGGCGGATAAACCAAAAGTCAAGAATAAAAACAGTATAAACTAAAAACCAAAAATGATGAAAAAACAAATCCTGCTGCTGATTTTCACCACCCTGATATTAGGAGGCATACAGGCACAAAACGTTGAAAAAGGGAAACTGGATATGCAAACGATTCATAAGATCATGGCGTCTTATCATCACAATGCATCGGACAAAGCCTTACAAAATGCCATCACCCACAACGACATTAAAAAGCTGGCTAAAAATCGCAGTAACGAGGGAAAAGTCAATCATTTTTTCAATCATCAGGTTACCGGCGTGCTGGCTACCACCAACCAAAAATCGTCAGGCCGGTGCTGGTTGTTTACCTCGCTCAACACCTTGCGTCCCATCGTCATTCGGAAATATAATCTGCCTGATTTTGAATTCTCGGAAAACTACTGCTTTTTCTGGGATCAGTTCGAAAAAGCCAATCTTTTTATGGAAATTGCCATTTCCACAGCCAACGATCCTATGGACAGCCGTATGGTAAGCTGGCTCTTCCACAATCCCATTGGCGATGGCGGACAATGGGCTACCTTTAACGATTTGGTAAAAAAATACGGGCTGGTGCCGGCTTCGGCGATGCCCGAAACTTACCAAACCAATCATACCGCCATGCTTTCGCGGTTATTGCGCCGCAAGTTGCGCGAAGATGGTCTGGAATTACGAAAAATGGTACAGGAAAAAAAGCCGGCAAAACAAATTACCCAGCGTAAAATTGAAATGCTGACCGGCATTTACCGGATGCTGGTACTGGCATTCGGTGAACCACCACAACACTTCACCTGGCAATACCGCGATAAAGAAGACAAAATCAGTCAACCCGAAAGTTTCACGCCACAGTCTTTCTTTAAAAAAGTAGTCGGGGTAAATGTGGATGACTACGTGATGTTCATGAACGACCCTACCCGGCCCTACTATAAACTTTATGATGTACAATTTGACCGGAATCTGGCCGAAGGCGGCAACTGGCGCTATATCAACCTTCCCAACGACACCATTAAAAAGTTTGCCATTCGTTCTATCGAAGACAATCAGGCCATGTATCTGTCTTGCGATGTGGGAAAACAATTCGACGGTAAAGCCGGTTTTCTGGACACCCGGCTTTATGATTATGATGACCTTTTCGGCGTAAAATTCGGAATGGATAAAGCACAACGAATCAAAACCTTCGACAGTGGTTCTACCCACGGAATGGCACTGGTTGGCGTGAATGTACTGCCCGACGGAAAACCGGATAAATGGCTGATTGAAAACAGCTGGGGCCCCGATAAAGGACATCATGGTTTTCTTACCGCTACCGACAACTGGTTTGATAATTACATGTTCAGGCTGGTCATCAATAAAAAATACATTTCACCAAACATCTTAAAAATACTGAAAAGCAAGCCCATCTTACTTCCACCGTGGGATCCGGTTTTTACACCCGAACCTTAAGAATCCGTTCTCGCTTTTCAACAGCCCAAACGGGCTAAAAACCGGTAGTGCTTGCGTTGATTTCAGCGTGCTGCAAGTCTCGAACCACGCCATTGACGCATTTTAAAATACTACTGGTACGATTAAATTTTGTCCGTATCTTTGGCAAAA
The sequence above is drawn from the Candidatus Sulfidibacterium hydrothermale genome and encodes:
- a CDS encoding O-acetylhomoserine aminocarboxypropyltransferase/cysteine synthase family protein, whose translation is MHYETLQVHAGHTPDETTLSRAVPIYQTTSYLFKDMEHAGRLFNLEEFGNIYTRLMNPTTEVLEKRMAALEGGIAALAVSSGHSAQFIALNNILEQGDEMVSSPFLYGGTYNQFKVTFKRLGIQVHFAESLQAEDFEKLINERTKALYIETIGNPSFEVPDFEKFAALAEKYKLPLVVDNTFGAGGYLCQPLKLGAHIVVESATKWIGGHGNSLGGIIVDGGTYDWGNGKFPQFSEPSEGYHGLVFSDVFGKKSPYGNIAFIIRARVEGLRDFGPALSPFNAFLLLQGVETLSLRVQRSADNTLHLAQWLQQHPKVESVSYPGLPEDPRHTLAKKYLKHGYGAVLSFSLKGDKKAASRLVENLKLVSHLANVGDTRTLIIQPATTTHQQLTDEELKRAGIGPSLMRVSVGIENIHDIIADFDQAFRQV
- a CDS encoding diacylglycerol/lipid kinase family protein produces the protein MQQPLSERKKIVFIVNPKSGIHKHTRFKEAVQKHIDSNKFTTLIRETEYAGHAIELSREAVLQKTDIVVAVGGDGTINEVASQIIGSKTILGIIPQGSGNGLARHLGIPRMIGGAMKLINRLHVTEIDTATINGVPFVSIAGVGFDALVAKYFAKSERRGFFSYAHLISSHFLYYKPKKYFIEFEDGTTVKTRALFISFANSNQFGYNTAIAPNARLRDGMLDVIVVQKPGIFDLPLVANLLLLRAIDKSKYVQSYRSGNFTVTRKKKRVVNIDGEARKMGKKLKVKVYPLSLKVIIPNHDIK
- a CDS encoding immunoglobulin-like domain-containing protein, yielding MKRLLLTATGIFLFFFLWSCKKDDNPDTTKPFIVVLGSNPVYTELDSVYVDAGAKAYDVQSNGDTLDITDRLQVTNNVNIHERGIYKVLYNVSDAAGNKADEKTRTVVVEIF
- a CDS encoding aspartate kinase; the protein is MYQLHQQTIDRFITNNKEKQRAEKQLQKTIDRLKKLFSGFRTEDAATANAIMSYGERLSALTLQAVLNANGIHCRLALPEEAGIVSNRRFFQGSVLLKKTEENLKKFLHPEMTYVIPGFYAVSREGETVLLGRGGSDYSAACIARCVGAKYLDVWKDVEGYLSGDPKIITGVRRIPHLSYLEAAELSYFGAKILHPRTIRPLVSQKTEIRILNPDKYLQTQKREALTRISHQKSTDSEVIKSVTANEDIALLKLKGSGVGIKKGILAMVTGAFDQARINIRSVVTSQTAIHFIFSRADAQKAKKIVDKLNTSLDFDTEIEDNIAWVAAVGNGINQKEGIAGRMFTALAKAGINVQQIVLGASEVAVYFVIQRKLADKAAQIIHHELFHKTKTE
- a CDS encoding homoserine dehydrogenase is translated as MKKLNIGIYGFGTVGQGLYTVLQKSKTVDATLSAICVKHENKKRNLHLPLLTFDPNRILDNPEINVVAELIDDADEAYLLVKKALKKGKNVVSGNKKMLAAHLEEMIQLQKETGQSLLYDASACGSIPIIRNLEEYYDNDLLKSITGILNGSSNYILTQIFREGKDYATALKEAQELGFAESNPDADVQGYDALYKLVIITAHAFGPVIPAEKVFRFGIDQITNFDVRFAKEKNLKIKLVAKVTKTGKDEITLFVAPEFVNKENYIFNVEDEYNGVVIEGEFYDKQFMFGKGAGAYPTGSAVLSDITAISHQYKYEYKKRKYFALPRFTNRLSLTVYLRYHQEEDLALFDFDEIYENYKGRENRYVIGKICLEKLVKINNEIEKRQLFLAVFNE
- a CDS encoding translation initiation factor, which translates into the protein MTSNKKNSRMVYSTNPDFSYEEEPEEVITPPPSQQLLYVSLDKKQRKGKKVTLVTGFTGNENDLKALGKKLKSLCGTGGSVKNEEIIIQGDFRERVKSFLEKEGFKVKQKGG
- a CDS encoding homoserine O-acetyltransferase family protein, yielding MIQKLKIDKPFLLESGKTLHELEIAFHTYGKLNATRDNVVWICHALTANSDVADWWSGMTGPGKCFDPEKHFIVCANILGSCYGTTGPLSKDENGEIYYHRFPDITIRDMVKAHQILREHLGIEKIELLTGGSIGSFQAVEWAITEPDRIRHLVLIAGGASITAWTAGLNEAQRMAIRADKSYYDQTPDGGKDGMKAARAMALLSYRNARAYNKTQPILPDDDYRNLKAITYQQYQGEKLARRFDARAYYILTRAFDSHHAGRGRGGLPNALAAIKAKTLVVGIDTDILFPKEDQEILAKYIPDAQLQWLHSEYGHDGFLLEFETLTNIITDFWN
- a CDS encoding M23 family metallopeptidase, translating into MTYLARHSFFVLVLMGVFLFPGSPLRAQHPVLSDGFRPPVSFPLELSGTFGELRSGHLHSGIDIKTGGVQGKKVYAIADGYISRISITLGGYGKALYITHPNGFMSVYGHLEKFAPAIQRYVKKIQYERESYTVQIFPPKGKLPVKKGEVIAYSGNTGGSLGPHLHFEIRHAVTQHPVNPLQFKGIKIADKLPPKIIRLSVYPVYPYSRINGKCDTVRILVLGHGTGCYLKNKPVITVSGPVSFGLRTYDVMNGAPNKNGIYSLQLFEDGRLVFALKADSLSFATTRYVNSLIDYSYYVRTGRRFIRTERDTNNRLPLYRKDTRDGIFVFKDTLPHHFRYVVKDIYGNTASVPFVVKGIPSKKKNCLKSKKEPGYFIRYDQPKRISSGNLQLSFPKNCFYRSFYLHLKKLPPVKNAVSPVYKVHNRLVPVQKYFTLSVRDDSIPAKWKTKTYLAYAPGIKDEFYFAGNGRDGDVLTARVRDLGYYTVLVDTVPPVIKPLNFKNGTKITGRKTLQVEIKDEGSGIKKYAATLNGHWILMEYDVKNDRLTYFVDSHLKKGKNLFQLVVEDNSGNKSRYQASLDR
- a CDS encoding C1 family peptidase is translated as MMKKQILLLIFTTLILGGIQAQNVEKGKLDMQTIHKIMASYHHNASDKALQNAITHNDIKKLAKNRSNEGKVNHFFNHQVTGVLATTNQKSSGRCWLFTSLNTLRPIVIRKYNLPDFEFSENYCFFWDQFEKANLFMEIAISTANDPMDSRMVSWLFHNPIGDGGQWATFNDLVKKYGLVPASAMPETYQTNHTAMLSRLLRRKLREDGLELRKMVQEKKPAKQITQRKIEMLTGIYRMLVLAFGEPPQHFTWQYRDKEDKISQPESFTPQSFFKKVVGVNVDDYVMFMNDPTRPYYKLYDVQFDRNLAEGGNWRYINLPNDTIKKFAIRSIEDNQAMYLSCDVGKQFDGKAGFLDTRLYDYDDLFGVKFGMDKAQRIKTFDSGSTHGMALVGVNVLPDGKPDKWLIENSWGPDKGHHGFLTATDNWFDNYMFRLVINKKYISPNILKILKSKPILLPPWDPVFTPEP